In Tetrapisispora phaffii CBS 4417 chromosome 6, complete genome, a single genomic region encodes these proteins:
- the POG1 gene encoding Pog1p (similar to Saccharomyces cerevisiae POG1 (YIL122W); ancestral locus Anc_2.240), producing the protein MADISTSFKDAVLKDIGMDNISDTDKVPDDLFNSYINLKLEKTKKEVEEIRMNNINSLSKIINKCNKNNGISESLIKQILGITENIGEIQHGLGNNEMAFSASKKRRMEYTKPNTDGSSIIQPGHRRYQSEINIVPEYSFRGPLAKNNPNNLNQLAQNTNQFSKPTQLAPLSFNQTPSHSSLTSGTNENLNPHPSYNINTQADNSTMFVYQEQQRGLQPSTQIPPARDQAQLKYGHRRTHSAQVFPQSYVSKPSSPTRNDTGSSLKEMNFLIHTPKHPPPQ; encoded by the coding sequence ATGGCGGATATTAGCACTAGTTTTAAAGACGCTGTGCTCAAGGATATTGGTATGGATAATATAAGTGATACGGATAAAGTACCTGATGATTTGTTTAATAGTTATATTAACTTAAAGTTAGAGAAGACCAAGAaagaagttgaagaaattcgaatgaataatataaatagtttatcgaagataataaacaaatGTAATAAGAATAATGGCATTTCAGAAagtttaataaaacaaatactAGGCATTACAGAAAATATCGGGGAAATACAGCATGGGTTAGGAAACAACGAGATGGCATTCTCAGCATCAAAGAAGAGAAGAATGGAGTATACAAAACCAAATACAGACGGGTCATCGATAATTCAACCAGGCCATAGACGGTATCAATCTGAAATTAATATAGTGCCAGAATACAGTTTCAGAGGCCCGCTGGCTAAAAATAATCCCAATAACTTGAATCAACTCGCCCAAAATACAAACCAATTTTCAAAGCCTACGCAACTGGCTCCGTTATCCTTTAACCAGACGCCAAGTCATTCAAGTTTGACCAGCGGAACGAATGAAAATCTGAATCCACATCCAAGTTATAACATCAATACCCAAGCTGACAACTCGACGATGTTTGTCTATCAAGAACAACAGAGAGGACTACAGCCTTCAACTCAAATTCCACCAGCACGTGACCAAGctcaattgaaatatgGGCATAGACGAACACATAGTGCACAGGTATTTCCTCAATCATATGTAAGCAAACCTTCATCACCAACAAGAAACGATACCGGGAGTTCATTGAAGgaaatgaattttttaatacaTACACCAAAACATCCTCCACCTCAATAA
- the AQR1 gene encoding Aqr1p (similar to Saccharomyces cerevisiae AQR1 (YNL065W) and QDR1 (YIL120W); ancestral locus Anc_2.242), whose protein sequence is MDSGTESISSMDDRHSYGLKEADQNRKLYNDSDDKNDSVTHSKADLHGTLSHTRTRELSCSSDLESQQSHDINSENSNKVPHSLFTYNQKWMMVGVLTMCGFWSSLGSPIYYPALKQLEKQFDVDENMVNVTVVVYLIFQGLSPTFCGGLADLFGRRPVILTGMLIYTVASIGLACSNSYGVIVFLRCLQSAGISPTISISSGAVGDFTVKSERGTFVGAVSGLVLLGQAFGSLIGAALAASFNWRAIFWFLTIGCGVSMMVAFFVLPETKRTIVGNLSIRPNIYIIELQFLALNSVQKSFRYDNPDTETLEVNTSKYDPIAAFKILASPEIFLSLLPGGMIFAQWTLMLSAISSELSTAPYNYKLTIIGVCYLPAGIGGLLGSLITGRVIDYYYKRSLRKFEEDKMNGIIPMDAEFNAIKIRLTASLPQILLSVIVYIIFGWCLGEGEPVESMLIVSFFCSFCTMSTLSTSSTLLVDLYPGKSSTATSCFNFIRCSLSAMFMGCFADMKAAMTLGGTFTFLSGIVCISIGLLYFPMYHGMEWRNRRALKSELKAKEVMDTE, encoded by the coding sequence ATGGATTCAGGAACTGAGAGTATTTCATCAATGGATGATAGACACTCATATGGTTTGAAAGAGGCCGACcaaaatagaaaattataCAATGACTCAGATGATAAGAATGATTCAGTCACCCATAGTAAAGCAGACTTGCATGGAACGCTATCGCATACTAGAACTAGAGAATTGTCTTGTAGTTCGGATCTCGAATCACAACAGAGCCATGATATAAATAGCGAAAATTCAAACAAAGTACCACATTCTTTATTCACttataatcaaaaatgGATGATGGTTGGAGTCTTAACTATGTGCGGGTTTTGGTCATCCTTGGGTTCACCAATTTATTATCCAGCCTTAAAGCAACTAGAGAAACAATTCGATGTCGATGAAAATATGGTTAACGTAACCGTTGTCGTCTacttaatttttcaagGTCTATCCCCAACTTTCTGCGGTGGGCTTGCAGATCTTTTTGGTCGTCGTCCAGTTATCTTAACTGGTATGCTAATCTATACTGTAGCATCAATCGGTCTAGCTTGCTCAAATTCGTATGGTGTCATAGTTTTTTTAAGATGTCTTCAAAGTGCGGGTATTTCACCAACTATTTCTATTAGTTCAGGTGCAGTTGGTGATTTCACAGTCAAATCTGAAAGAGGTACCTTTGTTGGTGCAGTTTCAGGACTAGTTCTTTTAGGTCAAGCTTTTGGTTCTTTAATAGGCGCTGCCTTGGCAGCCTCTTTTAACTGGAGAGCTATCTTTTGGTTCTTAACAATCGGGTGTGGTGTTTCTATGATGGTCGCCTTTTTTGTCTTACCAGAAACTAAAAGAACAATCGTTGGTAATTTATCTATTAGaccaaatatatatataatagaGCTCCAATTTTTGGCTCTAAACTCTGTACAAAAAAGCTTCAGATATGATAATCCAGACACAGAAACATTAGAAGTAAATACATCCAAATACGATCCAATTGCAgctttcaaaattttagCATCACCAGAAATTTTCTTATCACTACTCCCAGGTGGTATGATATTCGCACAATGGACTTTAATGTTATCTGCCATTTCTTCTGAATTATCCACTGCTCCTtacaattataaattaactATTATCGGTGTATGCTATCTCCCAGCTGGTATTGGTGGCTTACTAGGTTCTTTAATCACCGGTAGAgtaattgattattattacaagaGATCATTACGTAAATTCGAAGAAGACAAAATGAATGGTATCATACCAATGGATGCTGAGTTCAATGCTATTAAAATACGTTTAACTGCCAGCTTACCTCAGATCTTACTATCAGttattgtttatattatattcgGGTGGTGTTTAGGAGAAGGTGAACCTGTTGAAAGTATGTTAATTGTTTCATTCTTCTGTTCTTTCTGTACCATGAGTACACTATCGACCTCCTCCACATTGCTGGTCGATCTATATCCAGGTAAATCTTCCACCGCTACAAGTTGTTTCAACTTCATTAGATGTAGTTTATCTGCTATGTTCATGGGTTGTTTCGCTGATATGAAAGCTGCCATGACACTTGGTGGCACTTTCACATTCCTATCAGGGATTGTTTGCATTTCTATTGGGCTATTATATTTCCCAATGTATCATGGCATGGAATGGAGAAACCGCAGAGCCTTAAAGAGTGAACTAAAAGCTAAAGAAGTCATGGATACTGAATAA
- the PRM5 gene encoding pheromone-regulated protein PRM5 (similar to Saccharomyces cerevisiae PRM5 (YIL117C) and YNL058C; ancestral locus Anc_2.250), whose product MELTSHSDMIHQIEIPSSLDNPYIWKTSDLPNGLVFIVVGAIFAAVISFLVIWIVFDNYDSQKRTSESFRSYHEKYEQQKKKKVTLSVDNLTDIVRKFPFVGTKPDSEASCMFDEEALQNRRNPLIISPTLEMQIAQKQNIIKYHSRSALSSNGVVNEINNSTTNVK is encoded by the coding sequence ATGGAATTAACAAGTCATTCAGATATGATACATCAAATCGAGATACCTTCCTCACTTGATAATCCATACATTTGGAAAACTAGTGATTTACCAAATGGTTTGGTTTTCATTGTGGTAGGGGCAATATTTGCGGCAGTGATTTCTTTCCTAGTAATATGGATTGTATTTGATAATTATGATTCTCAGAAAAGAACTTCAGAAAGTTTTAGAAGTTATCATGAAAAATACGAAcaacaaaagaagaagaaagtaACTCTTTCGGTTGATAATTTGACTGATATTGTAAGGAAATTCCCATTTGTTGGAACTAAACCAGACAGCGAAGCATCTTGCATGTTTGACGAAGAAGCTCTGCAAAATAGACGAAATCCATTGATCATTTCACCGACCTTGGAAATGCAAATAGCCCAGAAACAAAACATTATAAAGTATCATTCTAGAAGCGCATTATCAAGTAATGGAGTGGTAAATGAGATTAATAATTCTACGACCAATGTAAAATAG
- the SIM1 gene encoding putative glucosidase SIM1 (similar to Saccharomyces cerevisiae SIM1 (YIL123W) and SUN4 (YNL066W); ancestral locus Anc_2.239) — MTDTVIPSIESSSLNLLCQTTPSSPLLSSSSSSSIATTTSSSSRSSCSLLSIAEKATSTPTSSGIYDDLENMIDPTVKFEDGTIACTDFPVGQGVIALDWLSFGGWSGIQNPSDDSTGGTCRDGTYCSYACQAGMSKTQWPSTQPSDGESLGGLYCKSGYLYRTNTDTDYLCEWGVDAAYVVSELDSSVAICRTDYPGTENMVIPTYVTAGSTLPLTVVDEETYYIWQGSMTSAQYYVNNAGVSYEDGCAWGTDGNGVGNWAPLNFGAGYTNGVSYLSLIPNPNNSGDINFNVKIVAADDSSTISGTYYCENGVFSGDNTDGCTVGVTSGKAHFVLY; from the coding sequence ATGACCGATACTGTTATTCCAAGTATAGAATCATCATCTCTCAATTTGTTATGCCAGACTACGCCAAGTTCCCCTCTTTTGAGTAGTTCATCCAGTTCCTCAATCGCTACTACAACAAGCTCAAGTTCAAGATCTTCATGCTCACTACTATCCATAGCAGAAAAAGCAACTTCCACTCCAACAAGTAGTGGAATTTATGATGATTTAGAGAACATGATAGACCCCACAgttaaatttgaagatgGCACAATCGCTTGCACGGATTTCCCAGTTGGTCAAGGTGTGATTGCTCTAGATTGGCTATCATTTGGCGGTTGGTCTGGTATTCAAAACCCATCAGATGATTCTACTGGTGGCACTTGTCGTGATGGTACATACTGTTCATACGCTTGTCAAGCTGGGATGTCTAAAACACAATGGCCATCCACCCAACCTTCCGATGGCGAGTCACTAGGAGGGTTATATTGTAAGAGTGgttatttatatagaaCAAATACAGACACCGATTACTTATGCGAATGGGGTGTAGATGCTGCATATGTTGTATCCGAATTAGATAGTTCCGTAGCTATCTGCAGAACAGATTACCCAGGTACCGAAAATATGGTAATTCCAACATATGTAACCGCAGGTTCCACTCTTCCATTAACTGTTGTCGATGAAGAAACGTATTATATATGGCAAGGGTCTATGACGTCCGCCCAATACTATGTAAACAATGCTGGTGTGTCGTATGAGGATGGCTGTGCATGGGGCACAGATGGTAATGGTGTTGGCAACTGGGCACCATTGAATTTTGGTGCTGGATACACAAATGGCGTTTCATATCTTTCATTGATTCCAAATCCAAACAACTCAGGCGACATTAACTTCAACGTAAAGATTGTGGCTGCAGATGACAGTTCCACAATCAGTGGTACGTATTACTGCGAAAATGGAGTATTTAGTGGTGATAACACAGATGGTTGCACAGTAGGTGTAACTAGTGGTAAGGCACACTTTGTTTTATACTGA
- the RHO3 gene encoding Rho family GTPase RHO3 (similar to Saccharomyces cerevisiae RHO3 (YIL118W); ancestral locus Anc_2.249), with protein sequence MLCGTSSSATKPIERKIVILGDGACGKTSLLNVFTRGYFPKVYEPTVFENYIHDIFVDGKHITLSLWDTAGQEEFDRLRSLSYSDTDTIMLCFSVDSRDSLENVQHKWVGEIADNCEDVKLVLVALKCDLRNEEHNDDPDGNNNRPEELITYDEGLALAKKIGALRYLECSAKQNKGVNEAFTEATRVVLTTDSKRNDIEEEKSGFDCSIM encoded by the coding sequence ATGCTTTGTGGAACTAGTTCATCGGCTACGAAGCCTATAGAAAGGAAAATTGTTATCTTGGGTGATGGTGCTTGTGGTAAGACTTCTTTATTGAATGTGTTCACTAGAGGTTATTTCCCAAAAGTATACGAACCAACagtatttgaaaattacATTCATGATATTTTCGTGGATGGGAAGCACATCACATTGTCATTATGGGATACTGCAGGCcaagaagaatttgataGATTAAGATCATTATCATACTCTGATACTGACACTATAATGCTGTGTTTTAGTGTCGATTCAAGAGATTCTTTGGAAAATGTGCAACACAAATGGGTTGGTGAGATAGCTGACAATTGTGAAGATGTAAAACTAGTATTAGTTGCTTTAAAATGTGATCTAAGAAATGAAGAACATAATGATGATCCGGATGGAAATAACAACAGACCAGAAGAGTTAATTACTTATGATGAAGGTTTAGCTTTAGCCAAAAAGATAGGTGCATTACGTTATTTGGAATGCAGTGCCAAGCAAAATAAAGGCGTCAACGAAGCATTTACCGAAGCTACTCGTGTGGTATTAACCACAGATTCCAAAAGAAACGACATTGAGGAAGAGAAAAGTGGTTTCGATTGTTCTATTATGTAA
- the AYR1 gene encoding acylglycerone-phosphate reductase (similar to Saccharomyces cerevisiae AYR1 (YIL124W); ancestral locus Anc_2.238), with protein MPKSRTQVALVTGASSGIGFNVSKQLAAKGYKVYACARRTEPIEPLSKEFPGLIIPTKLDISKELEILELKKRLSEDLPEGKLDILYNNAGQSCTYPALDVSNIAMEQCFQVNVFGHINLCRELSQFLINSQGTIVFTGSLAGIISFPFGSIYSATKAAIHAYARGLHLELKPFNVRVINVVTGGVDTNIADTRPLPESSIYNFPAGLEAFQGRQKMAKNNHPISAEIYAKQVLDVVFSKKDPVDLYRGTMSTFLRYVAQFVPYSILEYGLVAKFKLGKVFEVLKTKTKQE; from the coding sequence ATGCCAAAATCCAGGACACAAGTTGCGTTAGTCACAGGGGCTTCATCAGGTATTGGTTTTAATGTCAGTAAACAATTAGCTGCCAAAGGTTACAAGGTCTATGCATGTGCTAGAAGAACGGAACCTATCGAACCATTGTCAAAGGAATTTCCAGGGTTAATTATTCCAACGAAGTTGGATATCTCAAAAGAGCTTGAAATTTTGGAGTTAAAGAAAAGACTGTCAGAAGATTTACCAGAAGGTAAACTAGATATATTATACAATAATGCTGGTCAAAGTTGTACATATCCAGCTTTAGATGTAAGCAACATAGCCATGGAACAATGTTTTCAAGTTAATGTATTTGGACACATTAATTTGTGCAGAGAACTATCCCAGTTCTTAATTAACTCTCAAGGTACTATTGTATTTACAGGTTCTTTAGCTGGCATCATTTCCTTCCCGTTTGGTAGTATTTACAGTGCTACTAAAGCTGCAATTCATGCCTATGCTCGTGGATTACATCTGGAACTAAAACCATTCAATGTAAGAGTGATCAATGTTGTCACAGGCGGTGTCGACACCAATATTGCTGATACAAGACCTTTACCAGAAAGCTCAATTTATAACTTCCCTGCAGGTTTAGAAGCGTTTCAAGGTAGACAAAAGATGGCTAAAAATAATCATCCCATCTCTGCTGAAATTTACGCCAAACAGGTGCTAGATGTTGTATTTAGCAAGAAAGATCCTGTCGATCTATACAGAGGCACTATGTCAACATTTCTGAGATATGTTGCCCAATTTGTGCCTTACAGTATCCTAGAGTATGGTTTGGTTgctaaatttaaattagggaaagtttttgaagttttaaAGACCAAAACTAAACAAGAGTAA